TTGTTGCCATCTACGACGGCAGCAGCTCGGTCGAGCACCTGAAGAATAAGTTCTGCTCCACGGTGGCCAACGATGTCATGCTGGTGTCCTCAGTGGGCGTGGTGAGAATGTGGGCTGACGAGGGAAGCAGGAAGAGCAAATTCAGGATCCTCTTCACAACTTTCCATGAGCGTGAGTGAGCGTAGCTCTCTTTTACAGGCGCGCACCATCCATATGTGAGAGTAGAGGGCCCAACAATGAAAGGATATCGCTTCCCCAGTGGCATTATGGTTACTTCTCTATATTAGTTGCCTtcaacattaaaaatgtcacCAAAGACAACTCTTGAAAAAGGTTATTTAGAAGGTGTATTCGTCCAAATCAGAAAACTGCACAATACTTTCAAGAGGCATGGCTAGCAAAATAATGAGGAATGACTGTTAGCTGTGTAGATAGATAAGGACGTTCATTCGATCATGTCGGCTCCAGTTACTTTGgtggttttattttcattaaatctaAATGAACAATGGATCACAATGGATCAGATGGCTAATTGCAATGGGAAAAGGGTTGTTATAGTTAATTGTTTGGTTTAACAGCCTGCAGACTCTGTGATCATCAACCATGCCCAAGCAAAAAGAACTTTGATGAACAGACAAAATTtgcgactagctggtgaacataacAGTGTATCTAGCCATCAAAAAGCCATAGTTTATTACTTCCCTCAGGAGATGATGAAGACTAAAAGCTGTTTCTCGATGTGCACAATGACGCACACCAGTTCCGGTGTGTCCCACCCAAAACCTATCCAGACAGAGCTATCCCCGTCCCGTGACCAACATACACCGTTAGCAAGCGCATGTTAGCTGCATTCCCATCTTCTTGTATCCCAGCTGCTCTGCGATCTCAAGCCATAAACTGACCTTTATTTCAGGTCGTCTTTCCATTTCCGAGACACCAATAGTCTGGAAGAATGTGCCATTGGACCGAGAGCCCATTTGTCTGAAAAGAATTGCCCATTGCTCCTAAAATCCATAATTACTATGCAAAATGACAGCAATTTTGTTTAGGACAATAATCACAACCAAGGATTTCATGGTCAAACATACGTGGAGATCCGCTGAAATCAAGGTCCGAGCGaggatttttttcccctcagtaAGTTCTGCACATGTGTGTAAGCATTCATAAGAACCCATATAACAAGTTTTTTACAAATGTTCTTAACGTTTCAGACAAAAATCCGTTTTTGGTGGGAAAGCTACTTCATAGAGTGACAATGTCAATGTTGTGGTGTGTTTTTAACTTGCTGCATCCCGTTGGCCAAGctaaaaaagtaaagaaattaaaaaactaTGATTGGAAAATGACCTACTTCCATCTGGTGGTAATGTCCACAGTGACAGAGTGGTAAACCTGCAATGGGCACACCTGATACAAGGACGAAATATTAAATAACATACCATTAGCTGTGGGGggtgtgaggtcctgggacagggatgtcgtatgtgtacagattgtaaagccctctgaggcaaatatgtaatttgtgatttttggctatacaaaataaactgaaatgaattgaattgaattacacaAGCAAATACCCTTCTGAATTCTAccccctctgacccccattacattacatcactctATCATGCACTTCAGCCACTTTGATACAATCTGTTTGCACTCAAGtaaatatgcactgaatatTTGCACTAGCAACCCTagatagtttccatttatagtagtctttgtttatattctgcactatttaatgttaatttcatctgtattcatattttataatctgtatatactgttgtactctctgttgcacttctggttagatgccaaactgcatttcgttgctctgtactagtacatgtgcaatgataataaagttgaatctaatctaatctaaaaaaaattgAGCCACTGAATACCATCTAACGAATACCTATAATTCAGTCTACTGTGTACAGCCGCATGACTCTTGCCTTTTCTCTTTCAGCTCCGTGTGAAGGGGAAACTTTCTTTTGCCATAGCAACATGTGCATCAACCACACCCTGGTCTGCAACGGTATCCAGAACTGCGTTTACCCATGGGACGAGAATCACTGCAAAGGTACCCTACGACACAAAAGGAAGAGAAAGCGGTCATACGTCAGCTGCAGCTGGACGCTTAAGTCATTCCTCTCTGTGTTGTCTCCCTAACTAGAGAAGAGGAAAGCCAGCATCCTGGACACGCTGGACAACACTAACATCACTATCATTGTAGTAACCTGTGGCCTGGTTGTCATCCTGCTCATCATCTCTGTCATCATCCAGGTCAAACAACCACGCAAGAAATACATCATCCGCAGGTGAGATTTAGTTCTTCCAGCAAATCTCCATGCAAAATTCCATATTTTTGGCTACTCAAGAAGATGAGGGAAAAACAAGCTGCACTAGTCTATATTTCTACGGAAACAATGGCTCATGGCCAGCGGTGGAAAATAACCAAGTACATTTAGTCAACCACTGAGCTTTAAaacaattttatatatatgtcaaaATTGTCTATTTCCATTCTATGCTACTTTACACTTCTACTCTACCATACTTCAGCgggaaatgtattttaatttataattactttgcagattcagatttttaaataaatatataatcaactaatacctaataataataataataataatccaataatataatgtttattattctgAGCCATTCTGTGTAATGACtacttttactttcagtttAAGAAGCAAAATACAACAGCTTTAATGCAGCTTGAACAATAAAGACGTCTTTGATATCTTGCAGACAAAAGCTTGACCTCAACCTTCTGGTGCCACTGTAACCAGTTCCTATTTGGGTTAATGCAACAATAGACTGGGCCAATTAAGTTTGTTTAAAGAATTAATGTTGCTTTCCACAGAGATGACTTTGACCCTGCCCTCCTCCACCCTGGTTTTGAGCCCCCTCACTACGAGCTCTGCACTCTGCGCCGCGCCCCGTCCGGCGACCTGACCGATGCCGCCATGGCTGAGGACTACGAGAAGTTCCACAAGCTCCGCCGCTCCTCTTCCAAGTGCATCCGTGACCACCACTGCGGCTCCTTCCATGGCAGCATGCATGGCAGCATGCACGGCAGCCGCAGTAACCTGAGCATGAGGGACGCCACCATCGCGGCCGACGGGGGGGCTCACCCGCTGGCAATGGTGAGCCAGCAGTCACCGCGCCTCCCCCACCACACCACGCCGACGGGGCGAAGGAGCATCCTGGTGATGAAGCACAGTTACTCTCAGGACGGGGCGGAGGGGTacagagcggaggaggaggaggaggattcgATGATGGATGAAGGCCCCACCACCAGCCAGCACCACATGCACCACCACCAGATCCACAGGGGCCCACCGGGGCTGGACCAAGCTGTCCACCGCACACTGTCTAATGACTTCTAATGTCAGCCGACAAATAAAGATACAGGGGGGAAAGAGGTCATCCCCTTGATTCTTTATCTGGGGATGTGACAACCctgacccttttttaaaaaatagatttcAATTTAACTTATAGGAATAAATGCTGATCTTTAAAGCTCTTGTGAGTGTTTCTTGGTCTCAAATAAAAGGGAACTTATACATTGTATGCAACACGAATAGGGGTGACTGGAGCTTAAGGAACCAACACTAGTATTTATAATAAAGAGTTTAAGAGTAACTGTTGTACGTTTTGAATACTACTTTGCTTTGGTAAGAGAGTGACAGGGTAATAATTATATCTGGATTTGACAGGAACGGACCAAAGGGGGATTTATAAATTGAATTCCCACACCTTGTAATGCATCACAGCTCCCTGTTTGTGTCCCTTGTTTACTTTTAAGATTATTTTATGAATGAGGTGTCAACGTGTTTTCTATATGTTTGGACATCATGCCACCACCAAAGCAAGGAAAATGTTGCAACTCTTGAACATTACTTTTCCTCAAACAAACAGAGGTTTTTGAGTTGAGAATATGTCCACAATCAAACAGGAATAGATTGATATTATAAGGTACAGC
This Cyclopterus lumpus isolate fCycLum1 chromosome 17, fCycLum1.pri, whole genome shotgun sequence DNA region includes the following protein-coding sequences:
- the LOC117746289 gene encoding neuropilin and tolloid-like protein 1, whose product is MVHKLLLPIALAASLVSPELPGASATKLKAQVKNNSGVTPAGQCGTWVKEPEGGYFTSPNYPEKYPPERECVYIIEAAPRQCIDLFFDDKYSIEPSWECKFDHIEVRDGPFGFSPILGRFCGQVSPAYVRSSGRYLYIKFVADGELEAMGFSARYNFTQDPEFNGLGELPALPYCEFEMSGPEGFVESTQIAGEGRALPTEAVDCRWYIKAPPKSRIYMRFLEYEMHNSNECKRNFVAIYDGSSSVEHLKNKFCSTVANDVMLVSSVGVVRMWADEGSRKSKFRILFTTFHEPPCEGETFFCHSNMCINHTLVCNGIQNCVYPWDENHCKEKRKASILDTLDNTNITIIVVTCGLVVILLIISVIIQVKQPRKKYIIRRDDFDPALLHPGFEPPHYELCTLRRAPSGDLTDAAMAEDYEKFHKLRRSSSKCIRDHHCGSFHGSMHGSMHGSRSNLSMRDATIAADGGAHPLAMVSQQSPRLPHHTTPTGRRSILVMKHSYSQDGAEGYRAEEEEEDSMMDEGPTTSQHHMHHHQIHRGPPGLDQAVHRTLSNDF